One part of the Mesorhizobium sp. M4B.F.Ca.ET.058.02.1.1 genome encodes these proteins:
- a CDS encoding MFS transporter: MSAAETNSDETMQWAAITGVIATVSVFAIAQGLSYPLLSFILQRQGISPAMIGLSAAMTPIGFILSSPMIPALARRFGPGRTALTCAALSALALALVGWTQNVYLWFPLRFLIGVVTNPLYVLSEIWVIALAPPSRRGRVMGVYSTVISAGFATGPLCLLAVGTEGWPPFLVGISAFVFCGGCLALVLGRLPKVDEAGHQVSVMGFMPKAWLLLAAVVVAAGFEQAVLALLPVYGTHYGIAEASMSALLSAMIAGNIAMQVPLGLLAERLTARLVRFLCVALTVLGCVLLPLLIETPLIWPCVFIWGAVSYGIYTMSIIELGERFTGSALVAGNAAFSLMWGVGGILVPPLTGGVMDAIGASGLPITLGTICAALAVATVLRRRVV; encoded by the coding sequence ATGAGCGCTGCGGAAACGAACAGCGACGAGACAATGCAATGGGCGGCGATCACCGGCGTGATCGCGACCGTCTCGGTCTTCGCCATAGCGCAAGGTTTAAGCTACCCGCTGCTCAGCTTCATCCTGCAGCGCCAGGGCATCTCGCCGGCGATGATCGGCCTTTCGGCGGCGATGACGCCGATCGGCTTCATCCTGTCCTCGCCGATGATCCCGGCGCTGGCGCGCCGTTTCGGCCCAGGGCGGACAGCACTTACCTGCGCCGCGCTTTCCGCGCTCGCGCTGGCGCTGGTCGGCTGGACGCAGAACGTCTATCTGTGGTTCCCGCTGCGCTTCCTGATCGGCGTCGTCACCAACCCGCTCTATGTTCTCAGCGAAATCTGGGTGATCGCGCTGGCGCCACCGTCGCGCCGCGGCCGCGTCATGGGCGTATATTCGACTGTCATTTCGGCCGGCTTCGCCACAGGTCCGCTCTGCCTGCTTGCGGTCGGCACCGAGGGCTGGCCGCCATTCCTGGTCGGCATCTCCGCGTTTGTCTTCTGCGGCGGCTGCCTGGCGCTGGTGCTCGGGCGCCTGCCCAAGGTCGACGAGGCCGGACACCAGGTTTCGGTGATGGGCTTCATGCCAAAGGCATGGCTGCTGCTCGCCGCCGTGGTCGTGGCCGCCGGCTTCGAGCAGGCGGTGCTGGCGCTGCTGCCGGTCTACGGCACCCACTACGGCATTGCCGAGGCCAGCATGTCGGCGCTGCTGTCGGCGATGATCGCCGGCAACATCGCCATGCAGGTGCCGCTCGGCCTGCTGGCCGAACGGCTGACGGCGCGCCTGGTGCGATTCCTGTGCGTGGCGCTCACCGTGCTCGGCTGCGTGCTGTTGCCGCTGCTCATCGAGACGCCGTTGATCTGGCCCTGCGTGTTCATCTGGGGGGCTGTCTCCTACGGCATCTATACGATGTCGATCATCGAACTCGGCGAGCGCTTCACGGGCTCGGCGCTGGTCGCCGGCAATGCCGCCTTCTCGCTGATGTGGGGCGTCGGCGGCATCCTGGTGCCGCCGCTCACCGGCGGCGTCATGGATGCGATCGGCGCCTCCGGTCTGCCGATCACGCTCGGCACGATTTGCGCTGCGCTGGCGGTGGCGACCGTTTTACGCAGGCGTGTGGTGTGA
- a CDS encoding aspartate aminotransferase family protein — translation MTYQNYSLKQLQQIDAAHHLHPFTDHKELREIGSRIITRADGPFIYDAEGTEILDGMAGLWCVNVGYGRNELAEAGYAQMKELPYYNSFFKCSTPTPVLLSKKLAELAPKHVGQVFYGSSGSEANDTALRLVRHYWALEGKPEKNRVISRKMGYHGSTIAGTSLGGMEPMHKQLGGAVPNIVHVMMPYAYELALPGESDHDFGLRAAKAVEDAILEAGADKVAAFIGEPVMGAGGVKIPPLSYWPEVQRICRKYDVLLMLDEVITGYGRTGEWFAAQTFGVEPDTITTAKALTSGYQPLSALLVGDRISATLVEKGGEFYHGYTYSGHPVACAVALKNLEIIEREGLVERVRNDTGPYFAQVLQERIAGHNLVGEVRSIGLMGAIEIVKDKATKERYLPSGSAAVVVRDHAIAQGMMLRATGDTMILSPPLIWTRETVDMACDRIARALDLAEADLRKR, via the coding sequence ATGACCTATCAGAACTATTCGCTGAAGCAGCTTCAGCAGATCGACGCCGCGCATCACCTTCACCCGTTCACCGACCACAAGGAACTGCGCGAGATCGGCTCGCGCATCATCACCCGTGCCGACGGGCCGTTCATCTATGATGCCGAGGGCACCGAGATCCTCGACGGCATGGCCGGCCTGTGGTGCGTCAATGTCGGCTATGGCCGCAATGAGCTGGCCGAGGCCGGCTATGCCCAGATGAAGGAGCTGCCCTACTACAACTCCTTCTTCAAATGCTCGACGCCGACGCCTGTGCTGTTGTCGAAGAAGCTGGCGGAACTGGCGCCGAAGCACGTCGGCCAAGTGTTCTACGGCTCGTCCGGCTCGGAGGCCAACGACACGGCGCTCAGGCTCGTCCGTCACTACTGGGCGCTCGAGGGCAAGCCGGAGAAGAACCGCGTCATCTCGCGCAAGATGGGCTATCACGGTTCGACCATTGCCGGCACCTCGCTCGGCGGCATGGAGCCGATGCACAAGCAGCTCGGCGGCGCCGTTCCCAACATCGTCCATGTGATGATGCCCTATGCCTACGAACTCGCGCTGCCCGGCGAAAGCGACCATGATTTCGGCCTGCGCGCGGCCAAGGCCGTCGAGGACGCCATCCTCGAGGCCGGCGCCGACAAGGTGGCCGCCTTCATCGGCGAGCCGGTGATGGGTGCCGGCGGGGTGAAGATCCCGCCGCTGAGCTACTGGCCGGAAGTGCAACGCATCTGCCGCAAGTACGACGTGCTCCTGATGCTCGACGAGGTGATCACCGGCTATGGCCGCACCGGCGAATGGTTCGCGGCGCAGACCTTCGGCGTCGAGCCCGACACCATCACAACGGCCAAGGCGCTGACGTCCGGCTACCAGCCGCTGTCGGCGCTGCTGGTCGGCGACCGCATCAGTGCGACGCTGGTCGAGAAGGGCGGCGAGTTCTATCACGGCTACACCTATTCCGGTCACCCCGTGGCCTGCGCCGTGGCGCTGAAGAACCTCGAGATCATCGAGCGCGAAGGCCTGGTCGAGCGGGTCAGGAACGACACCGGTCCCTACTTCGCCCAGGTGCTGCAGGAGCGCATCGCCGGGCACAATCTGGTCGGCGAGGTGCGCTCGATCGGACTGATGGGGGCGATCGAGATCGTCAAGGACAAGGCGACGAAGGAGCGTTACCTGCCGTCGGGAAGTGCTGCCGTCGTCGTGCGCGACCATGCGATCGCCCAAGGCATGATGCTGCGCGCCACCGGCGACACGATGATCCTGTCGCCGCCGCTGATCTGGACGCGCGAGACGGTCGACATGGCCTGCGACCGCATCGCCAGGGCACTCGATCTCGCCGAAGCGGATTTGCGCAAGCGCTGA
- a CDS encoding FAD-dependent oxidoreductase, with amino-acid sequence MVSSFRAVVVGGGCVGTGILYGLAKRGWTDVALLERTQLTAGSTWHAAGLIPSYARSRNVGRMIARSIEIYEGLEAETGQSVGWHKCGQLRIANTRDRLDEYKSYMDVAEVQGLRARIVSPAEAREIWPLLDNKDMLGALYHPDDGHIAPADVTQAMAKGARDLGAKVHLDTEVVGFERMPGGEWKVNTSRGDILCEHVILATGNYARQTGAMLGLDIPAIPIVHQYWITEAVPEIVERKRLGLPEMPILRDEGYEGYLREEGDGLLFGPYERTEQLKLFAENGVPEWFGADLLDEDFDAVSWNWERASELVPALGRAGIKRNVRGPFQMTADELPLMGQAWGLENVWLAEGVPGGILWGGAIGYYLSERIVEGGNSIDTAELDPRRFGHYANKNWTRAKVREAWGTHAVQHYPGQDMPAARPQKTAPSYDRLSQLGAVWDVLNGWEMPSWFAPAGVEARNIYGWRWTPKGNHVAEEVQAVRQAVGLVEMTPMTKFEVSGPGTEAWLDGILANKLPRPGRVALAHHLTRAGGVQAEYVVARLQNGLFYLISTPRAERCNFDDLSRLLPQSGNVQLRNVTDDRGSFTIVGPKAREVLQPLTEVDLSNEAFPWFSVRSGTVGLASDVRLLRVNYSGELGWELYHPLCYQRHLLDALLASGEAHGLRPVGLQALESLRLDKSYRAMYRDMNPELSAWESGLDRFVSLDKGDFIGRAALVAKQKQGTGRRIATLSIDTDGASAFAFEGVYRDGELVGHVTSAGYSYSFCHDIALALLPLELAAPGTELEVSILGERRSAKVIADSPYDPEGLRGRM; translated from the coding sequence ATGGTGAGTTCCTTTCGTGCGGTCGTGGTCGGTGGCGGCTGCGTGGGCACAGGCATTCTTTATGGCCTGGCGAAACGCGGCTGGACCGATGTGGCATTGCTGGAGAGGACGCAGCTTACCGCCGGCTCGACATGGCATGCCGCAGGGCTCATTCCGTCCTACGCGCGCAGCCGCAACGTCGGCCGCATGATCGCCAGGTCGATTGAGATCTATGAGGGCCTGGAAGCCGAGACGGGCCAGAGTGTCGGCTGGCACAAATGCGGCCAGCTGCGCATTGCCAACACGCGCGACCGGCTCGACGAGTACAAGAGCTATATGGATGTCGCTGAGGTCCAGGGTCTGCGGGCCCGGATCGTATCGCCGGCGGAGGCGCGCGAGATCTGGCCGCTGCTCGACAACAAGGACATGCTGGGTGCCCTTTACCACCCCGACGATGGCCACATTGCACCCGCGGATGTCACCCAGGCGATGGCCAAGGGCGCACGCGACCTCGGCGCGAAGGTCCATCTCGACACCGAAGTTGTTGGGTTCGAGCGGATGCCGGGCGGCGAGTGGAAGGTCAACACATCGCGCGGCGACATCCTCTGCGAGCACGTCATCCTTGCTACGGGCAACTATGCGCGCCAGACCGGCGCCATGCTGGGTCTGGACATTCCGGCGATCCCGATCGTCCATCAGTACTGGATCACCGAGGCGGTTCCAGAGATTGTGGAGCGCAAACGGCTGGGCCTACCGGAAATGCCGATCCTCAGGGACGAGGGCTACGAGGGCTATCTGCGCGAAGAGGGGGATGGGCTGCTGTTCGGTCCCTATGAGCGCACGGAACAGCTCAAGCTGTTCGCCGAAAACGGCGTCCCGGAATGGTTCGGCGCCGATTTGCTCGATGAGGATTTCGACGCTGTTTCCTGGAACTGGGAGCGTGCCAGCGAATTGGTCCCCGCGCTGGGGCGCGCGGGCATCAAGCGGAATGTGCGGGGACCTTTCCAGATGACGGCCGATGAACTGCCGCTGATGGGACAGGCCTGGGGCCTTGAGAATGTCTGGCTCGCCGAAGGCGTGCCAGGGGGCATCCTCTGGGGCGGAGCTATCGGCTATTACCTTTCCGAGCGGATCGTGGAGGGCGGCAACAGCATCGATACGGCGGAGCTCGATCCCCGCCGCTTTGGCCACTATGCCAACAAGAACTGGACCCGGGCAAAAGTCAGGGAAGCCTGGGGTACGCACGCGGTACAGCACTATCCAGGCCAGGACATGCCGGCGGCGCGACCACAGAAAACGGCACCGTCCTACGATCGCCTGAGCCAGCTCGGCGCGGTATGGGACGTGTTGAACGGCTGGGAGATGCCGAGCTGGTTCGCGCCCGCGGGTGTCGAAGCGCGAAACATCTATGGCTGGCGCTGGACCCCCAAAGGCAACCACGTCGCCGAGGAAGTCCAGGCCGTCCGTCAGGCCGTGGGGCTGGTCGAGATGACGCCGATGACCAAGTTCGAGGTCAGCGGCCCAGGCACCGAGGCCTGGCTCGACGGAATCCTTGCCAACAAGCTGCCTCGTCCCGGTCGTGTCGCCCTTGCCCATCACCTGACGCGGGCCGGTGGCGTGCAGGCCGAGTATGTGGTGGCGCGGCTGCAGAACGGTCTGTTCTACCTCATATCGACGCCGCGCGCCGAGCGCTGCAATTTTGACGACTTGAGCCGGCTGCTGCCGCAGAGCGGCAACGTGCAGCTTCGCAATGTCACCGACGATCGCGGCAGCTTCACAATCGTTGGACCGAAGGCGCGGGAGGTATTGCAGCCGCTGACGGAAGTCGATCTCTCCAACGAGGCCTTCCCATGGTTCAGCGTGCGGTCCGGGACCGTCGGCCTGGCCAGCGACGTGCGCCTGCTGCGCGTCAACTACTCAGGCGAACTGGGATGGGAGCTCTATCATCCGCTCTGTTATCAGCGGCATCTGCTGGACGCGCTTCTGGCGTCGGGCGAGGCGCACGGGCTCAGACCGGTTGGACTTCAAGCACTGGAGTCCCTGCGTCTCGACAAGTCCTACCGGGCCATGTACCGCGACATGAATCCCGAACTGTCGGCCTGGGAAAGCGGTCTTGACCGCTTCGTCAGCCTCGACAAGGGGGACTTCATCGGCCGGGCGGCGCTGGTCGCGAAACAGAAGCAGGGGACGGGACGCCGGATCGCCACTCTGTCGATCGATACCGACGGTGCCAGCGCTTTCGCCTTCGAGGGTGTTTACCGCGATGGCGAGCTCGTCGGCCATGTCACCTCGGCAGGCTATTCCTATAGTTTTTGTCACGACATCGCACTTGCGCTGCTGCCTCTCGAACTCGCCGCGCCCGGCACCGAACTGGAAGTTTCAATCCTTGGCGAGCGCCGCTCGGCAAAGGTGATTGCCGACTCGCCCTACGATCCGGAAGGTCTGCGCGGGCGCATGTAA
- a CDS encoding prolyl oligopeptidase family protein, whose protein sequence is MTQSTTKSQTEPAAHDPYLWLEDRSSKEALDWVHAQNGVTVVELQGDPGYQASFETALDLMTAEDNIPVGAAINGHVYNFWQDKTNVLGLWRRTTVASYKTEKPEWETIIDFDVLSAKEGVKWVFSGASRLYPDFNRCLVSMSPDGGDASEMREFDIAAKSFVEGGFRAPASKSGFSWLDEGTVIVSAAFEEDDKTQSGYPRVVKLWKRGTRLEDATPIFEADKQDLAAGGGVEIDGNRRHLFLARTIDFFSSHSFLRLASGENRRIPLPDDATDTAIFHGQLVFGVRSPWTAPDGTRCLPDGLYSLDFGRWIDTSVLGPVETVLAPAPRVSIAGLARTDQRLFINLMDNVRGKVVACDRTGKSWSLKPVGLPENGNVGISHAEHFGASVSFSFTDFLTPSSIIWSDDDGETLKTVKAQPARFDASPFISEQFEARSSDGTMIPYFVVRRRDQGGPVPTLLYGYGGFEVPLLPGYAGVRGRLWLEKGNAYVQANIRGGGEFGPAWHQAALKGNRQNAFDDFAAVAEDLVKRGITTAAQLGIQGGSNGGLLTGTSLIQRPELFGAVIIDVPLLDMLRYTELPPGASWIAEYGDPSKPEEAAWLAAYSPYQHVKVGGDYPPVLLMTSTADDRVHPGHARKMAARLQEAGHGRTLFFEETEGGHGGRGDRRPQAAQTAMRYVFLQRALEHRTEKGKPVFG, encoded by the coding sequence GTGACCCAATCGACGACAAAGAGCCAGACTGAACCGGCCGCCCACGATCCCTATCTCTGGCTGGAAGACCGCAGCAGCAAGGAGGCGCTCGACTGGGTGCACGCTCAGAACGGGGTCACCGTCGTCGAATTGCAGGGGGATCCCGGCTACCAGGCTTCGTTCGAAACCGCGCTCGACCTGATGACGGCCGAGGACAACATCCCGGTCGGAGCGGCAATCAACGGCCATGTGTACAATTTCTGGCAGGACAAGACCAACGTGCTGGGCCTGTGGCGCCGCACGACGGTCGCTTCCTACAAGACCGAAAAGCCCGAATGGGAGACGATCATCGATTTCGACGTGCTCTCGGCCAAAGAGGGCGTCAAATGGGTGTTCAGCGGTGCGAGCCGGCTTTACCCGGATTTCAACCGCTGCCTGGTGAGCATGTCGCCGGACGGCGGCGATGCCAGTGAAATGCGCGAATTCGACATCGCCGCGAAGTCCTTCGTCGAAGGCGGTTTTCGTGCGCCCGCCTCGAAGTCGGGTTTTTCCTGGCTGGACGAGGGCACCGTCATCGTCTCGGCGGCCTTCGAGGAGGACGACAAGACGCAGTCCGGCTATCCGCGCGTGGTCAAGCTGTGGAAGCGCGGCACCAGGCTTGAAGACGCCACGCCGATCTTCGAGGCCGACAAGCAGGATCTTGCGGCTGGCGGCGGGGTCGAGATCGACGGCAACAGGCGGCATCTGTTCCTGGCCCGCACCATCGACTTCTTCTCCTCGCACAGCTTCCTGCGGCTCGCTTCCGGCGAGAACCGACGCATCCCGCTGCCAGACGACGCGACCGACACCGCGATCTTCCACGGACAACTCGTCTTCGGCGTGCGCAGCCCGTGGACGGCGCCGGACGGCACGCGCTGCCTGCCCGATGGGCTTTACTCACTGGATTTCGGACGTTGGATCGACACCAGCGTGCTGGGACCGGTCGAAACCGTACTCGCGCCGGCGCCTCGCGTTTCGATCGCTGGGTTGGCCCGCACCGATCAGCGGCTGTTCATCAACCTGATGGACAATGTGCGCGGTAAAGTCGTCGCTTGCGACCGGACGGGAAAAAGCTGGTCGCTGAAGCCAGTCGGTCTGCCCGAAAACGGCAATGTTGGCATCAGCCATGCGGAGCATTTCGGCGCCAGTGTCTCGTTCTCCTTCACCGATTTCCTGACGCCGAGCTCGATCATCTGGTCGGACGACGACGGCGAGACGCTGAAGACAGTGAAGGCGCAGCCGGCGCGCTTCGATGCCTCGCCCTTCATCTCCGAACAGTTCGAGGCACGCTCGAGCGATGGCACGATGATCCCCTATTTCGTGGTCAGGCGGCGCGACCAGGGCGGACCGGTGCCGACGCTGCTCTACGGCTATGGCGGCTTCGAGGTGCCGCTTCTGCCGGGCTATGCCGGCGTGCGCGGCCGGCTCTGGCTGGAGAAGGGCAACGCCTATGTGCAAGCCAACATACGCGGCGGCGGCGAGTTCGGCCCGGCCTGGCACCAGGCGGCGCTCAAGGGTAACCGTCAGAACGCCTTCGACGATTTCGCCGCGGTGGCAGAGGATCTCGTCAAGCGCGGCATCACGACGGCGGCGCAGCTCGGGATCCAGGGTGGCTCAAACGGCGGCCTGCTGACCGGCACGTCACTGATCCAGCGTCCGGAACTGTTCGGGGCCGTCATCATCGACGTGCCGCTGCTCGACATGCTGCGCTACACTGAACTGCCGCCCGGGGCTTCGTGGATCGCCGAATATGGCGATCCCTCGAAGCCGGAAGAGGCGGCATGGCTGGCGGCCTACTCGCCCTATCAACATGTCAAAGTGGGTGGCGACTATCCGCCGGTTCTGCTGATGACCTCAACCGCGGACGACCGCGTCCATCCCGGCCATGCCCGCAAGATGGCGGCGCGCCTGCAGGAGGCCGGCCACGGCAGGACGCTGTTCTTCGAGGAAACGGAAGGCGGACATGGCGGGCGCGGCGATCGTCGTCCTCAAGCGGCGCAAACGGCGATGCGCTATGTCTTCCTGCAGCGGGCGCTGGAGCATCGGACGGAAAAGGGGAAACCGGTTTTCGGATAA
- a CDS encoding phospholipase D-like domain-containing protein produces the protein MPDVIKVRAATNNEVAFLAWDIDGMIPGCLGFEIVRLYPDTGEERCLAAWVPFKGQRNPRWIPQDTGVWPVQKTFWRDLTMRRRRDSIDLRPEGEMIAYRVRPVGDMKPGLEPVPVCPDQVVDGKPAYAGTPRPLGYLGQGAVSPPIFLGQMFGKARVAFTNGVLSTQWMSRALAEAGIKVGQRDKIRAELQNPASKIRAYLHGDVPDVLTSLMKRAKAEGGTVRLALYELGDDELCDAIVAAKDVVEVILANSGKDDQTKAWDFGNAPFRKRLRDAGVTVTDRLFNNNHIGHNKFAVYRDAQGNPQAVMTGSTNWTSTGICGQSNNAFIRDDPAIAEVFNAYWERMKADVFPPPASESAAGHVAQKQGVPFRAENHISNPLNGASAPLDGMTVWFSPNDPERSKKDISVRPVDLADVFARIKAAKRAVLFLVFNPSRLGENSIVDQAVAAANADPKLIVQGAISDETAMPNYVAPTKDPVTHKSNKDGKSPFVYPEKVWEAPNVSIVRAANLTGATVARDFQAEVLTVGHAIVHDKIVIIDPMEDNATVITGSHNLGYKASYENDENLVIVEGDKTFAAAYAVHMLDVFDHYKFRAWRRTIGKGPSADDGISIDDKWLKPYADGKKGAIARYFP, from the coding sequence ATGCCTGATGTCATCAAAGTGCGTGCGGCGACCAACAACGAGGTCGCGTTCCTGGCGTGGGATATTGACGGGATGATCCCGGGCTGCCTCGGCTTCGAGATCGTCCGCCTCTATCCCGACACCGGGGAGGAGCGCTGCCTGGCGGCGTGGGTGCCGTTCAAGGGACAGCGCAATCCAAGGTGGATACCCCAGGACACCGGCGTCTGGCCGGTGCAGAAGACCTTCTGGCGCGACCTCACGATGCGCCGGCGCCGCGACAGCATCGATCTGAGGCCGGAAGGCGAGATGATCGCCTATCGCGTGCGCCCGGTTGGCGACATGAAACCGGGACTCGAACCGGTGCCGGTGTGTCCGGACCAGGTGGTGGACGGCAAACCTGCCTATGCCGGAACGCCGCGGCCGCTCGGCTATCTCGGCCAGGGCGCCGTCAGCCCGCCGATCTTCCTCGGACAGATGTTCGGCAAGGCGCGGGTCGCCTTCACCAATGGTGTTTTGTCGACGCAGTGGATGTCGCGCGCACTGGCGGAAGCCGGCATCAAGGTCGGGCAGCGCGATAAGATCAGGGCGGAGCTGCAGAACCCGGCGAGCAAGATACGCGCCTATCTGCATGGAGATGTGCCTGATGTGCTGACCAGCCTGATGAAGCGGGCCAAGGCCGAAGGTGGCACCGTCAGGCTCGCGCTCTATGAGCTTGGCGACGACGAATTGTGCGACGCGATCGTCGCCGCCAAGGATGTCGTCGAGGTCATTCTTGCCAATTCGGGCAAAGACGACCAGACGAAGGCCTGGGATTTCGGTAACGCGCCGTTCAGGAAACGCCTGCGCGACGCTGGCGTCACGGTGACGGACCGCCTGTTCAACAACAACCATATCGGCCACAACAAGTTCGCCGTCTACCGCGATGCCCAGGGCAATCCACAGGCGGTGATGACCGGCAGCACCAACTGGACCTCGACCGGCATCTGCGGGCAATCCAACAACGCCTTCATCCGCGACGACCCGGCGATTGCGGAAGTGTTCAATGCCTATTGGGAGCGCATGAAGGCCGACGTCTTCCCACCGCCGGCGAGCGAAAGTGCCGCCGGACATGTGGCGCAAAAGCAGGGCGTGCCGTTTCGCGCGGAAAACCACATTTCGAACCCGCTGAACGGCGCCTCGGCACCGCTGGACGGCATGACGGTGTGGTTTTCGCCGAACGATCCCGAGCGTAGCAAGAAGGATATCTCGGTGCGCCCGGTCGACCTCGCGGACGTCTTCGCCCGCATCAAGGCGGCGAAGCGCGCGGTGCTCTTCCTCGTGTTCAATCCGTCGCGGCTCGGCGAGAACTCGATCGTTGACCAGGCGGTCGCGGCGGCGAATGCAGATCCGAAGCTGATCGTGCAGGGTGCGATCAGCGACGAGACCGCCATGCCCAACTATGTCGCGCCGACCAAGGATCCGGTGACTCACAAATCGAACAAGGACGGCAAGTCGCCCTTCGTCTATCCGGAGAAGGTCTGGGAGGCGCCGAACGTCTCGATCGTCAGGGCGGCAAACCTGACCGGCGCCACAGTCGCCCGCGATTTCCAGGCGGAGGTGCTGACCGTTGGCCACGCCATCGTGCACGACAAGATCGTCATCATCGATCCGATGGAGGACAATGCCACCGTCATCACCGGCAGCCACAACCTTGGCTACAAGGCGTCGTACGAAAATGACGAGAACCTGGTCATCGTCGAAGGCGACAAAACCTTTGCCGCCGCTTATGCGGTGCACATGCTCGACGTCTTCGACCATTACAAGTTCCGCGCCTGGCGCCGGACAATCGGAAAGGGGCCTTCGGCCGACGACGGGATTTCCATCGACGACAAGTGGCTGAAGCCCTATGCCGACGGCAAGAAGGGGGCGATCGCTCGCTATTTCCCGTAG
- the mmsB gene encoding 3-hydroxyisobutyrate dehydrogenase, which produces MATIAFIGLGNMGNPMAANLVKAGHSVHGFDLVPENLTVAKEHGVTVMANAPAAVKDADVVITMLPAGKHVLSVYEDIAPKAKKGALFIDSSTIDVESARKAHAIASKHGLLSIDAPVSGGTGGATAGTLTFMAGGSKDAFAKAEPALKPMAGRIVHCGDDGAGQAAKICNNMILGISMIGVAEAFVLAEKLGLSHQALFDVASTSSGQCWSLTTYCPVPGPVPASPANRDYKPGFAAALMLKDLKLSQEAAQGAGAVTPLGAGATQLYALFNAQGNAGADFSGIINFLRGNQA; this is translated from the coding sequence ATGGCAACCATCGCCTTCATCGGCTTGGGTAATATGGGCAATCCGATGGCCGCCAACCTGGTCAAGGCCGGGCATTCTGTGCACGGCTTCGACCTGGTGCCGGAGAACCTCACCGTCGCCAAGGAGCACGGCGTGACCGTCATGGCCAACGCCCCTGCCGCGGTGAAGGACGCCGATGTCGTCATAACCATGCTGCCTGCCGGCAAGCATGTGCTGTCGGTCTATGAGGACATCGCGCCCAAGGCGAAGAAAGGCGCGCTGTTCATCGACTCTTCCACCATCGACGTCGAATCGGCGCGCAAGGCCCACGCTATCGCCAGCAAGCACGGCCTGCTGTCGATCGACGCGCCGGTCTCGGGCGGCACAGGCGGCGCCACCGCCGGCACGTTGACCTTTATGGCCGGCGGCTCGAAGGACGCCTTCGCCAAGGCCGAGCCGGCCCTGAAGCCGATGGCTGGCCGCATCGTCCATTGCGGCGACGACGGCGCCGGACAGGCGGCCAAGATCTGCAACAACATGATCCTCGGCATCTCGATGATCGGCGTCGCCGAAGCCTTCGTGCTGGCGGAAAAGCTCGGACTGTCGCACCAGGCGCTGTTCGACGTCGCCTCGACCTCGTCGGGCCAATGCTGGTCACTCACCACATATTGCCCGGTGCCAGGGCCGGTGCCGGCCTCGCCCGCCAACCGCGACTACAAGCCGGGCTTCGCCGCCGCCCTCATGCTGAAGGATTTGAAGCTGTCGCAGGAGGCAGCGCAAGGCGCCGGCGCGGTGACGCCGCTCGGGGCCGGGGCGACGCAGCTCTACGCGCTGTTCAACGCGCAGGGAAATGCCGGCGCCGATTTTTCCGGCATTATAAATTTCCTACGCGGCAATCAGGCATAA